Genomic DNA from Vibrio vulnificus CMCP6:
TTTTAAGCGACGCTTTGAATGCGCTTTTTCTGCTGACGTTTCATCTGCTTTAGCGTTTCGATCGCTTTATCAAGGTCCACTTCTAAGCCAAAGCGTTGCTTGAGGTTCATCAAGAAAAAGATGTCTTCACACATGGCTTTCTCTGGCTCGTCGCTGATTTTTGCCACTGGGGAGCCATTACATTCCGCCATCTTGACCACCATTGATATCGGTTGGTAACGGGTGCCTTTGTCATTGGTCCAATTCCCCATATCATTGGCGAGGAAAGTGCCAATGCCAAAACTTATCTGTGCGCGTCCGGCGAAATACTCGCAAATATCAAGCGCACGCGCAAAATCCAGTCCATCGGTAAAAATCAAGGTTTTAGTGGTTGGATCGATGCCTAGACTTTCGTAATGGGCAATGATTTTATCTCCCCAAACAAATGGACTGCCGGAATCGTGTCTCACGCCTGCATAGGCAGTGGCTTTGTCTAGGTCAAAATCGCTAAGAAACGCATCAATACCGATGGTGTCGGTTAGAGCGATACCAAGACTACCATTAAACGCCTCAAGCCATTTGTCTAATGCGACACGCTGAGAGTGTTGAATAGCGACAAGCGCTTGATGTGCCATGGTCCATTCATGTGCGACCGTGCCAATTGGCGTTAAATTGAACTCTTGAGCAAGGTGATAATTACTGGTGCCTAAGAGCAGTTCTGGCACTCGTGCACGCAATACGTCAAGCATCGTTTTTTGCGCAGCAAAGCTAAATCGGCGTCGTGTCCCCATCTCAGAGAAACGGAAATTAGTAATATTACGGCGTTTAAGTTCCGAATCTAAAAAGTCCAGTTTGTCCTCTAATACTTTGTGCAGTTGAGACTGGGGTATTTGTGCCCAATAACGACGATTGCGCAGCTCTGAGATAATACTCATCACTAAGGTTTCATAGAGAATGGTTTCGTGCCAAATGCCATTTATGGTGACTCTGAGCTGGCAGTCGCCCTGTGCGGTGCGGAAAATACCGACAGAGACTTGTTGCTGAGGGTGGAAGCGGAAGGTTTCTAAATAGGAGAGAAACTCTGCCGTTAAATAGGGCGCTTTCTCTGCCAAGTAAGCCAACTGGGCAGCATCAAAGCGAAGCTCTGCGAGGCGGTTGATTTCCTCACGAACCTCTTCCACTAAATCAGACAAGTTATCATCAGAGCGAACGATCAGTTCGTAGCGCACTTGTGTTTGAGGATAAAATCGATACGCGGCTTGCATCATATTGATTTTATACACATCTAAATCAAGAACACTTTGAATAATGGCTGGTTGAAAAAGTGGCGCGCACATGTGTCTGTTTTCACCCTGTTTAGGTTAAGAACATTTTGTTCGTTAATGTGCTGAACTCTAAATGAGAGAGTATGGTTTGTCAATTTTTGTTACTAACATCCAATGCTCTGGCGAGGGATGTGCCGGGCTAATTTGATTCTTATGTTTGACGGATGAGGCGTGCCTGGAATTGAATGATTAGGTATAAATCAAAGTTAGGAACAAAAGTGTACTTTCCTATTGACCCTATAGGATCGTCTCAGTATTGTAGTGCCAGTTTGATATTTAAGAGTTGCCGTATGATTGTTACGATTGACATGATTTGCCTGAAGCTAGGTGAGAAAGGGCTGGAAGTTCTGCTGATTAAGCGCACCAATCCTGAGAGACCACAGCATGGCATGTGGTCTATTCCGGGAGGATTTGTGTTTGAACACGATTTATCCCAAGAGGGAGGACAACCCGCTGACGCTGATTTTGATTCTGCGCGACGTCGTATCTGTCGGCAAAAAATTCATACCTATCCTCACTACATCAGTGAGCCGATGGTGGATGGTAACCCAAAACGCGATCCTCATGGTTGGAGCGTGACCATCGCCCACTATGCACTACTTAATCAAACCAATATCGAACAAATTCAAAACTGTGGTTTGTGTGATCAACAATTGGCTTGGTTCGCGCTTGAGTCGGTGCTGCAAGGGGAAGTTGCGTTGGCCTTTGACCATGCCGATTTAATTCGCCTCGCATGGACCAAGTTGCGTGCCGCGATCGAATACACATCGGTGGTCTTGTTTGCACTCGAAAAAGAGTTTCTCGTTTCTGACATCATTCACGCCTACGCCAAGTTTGGTGTGGATGTGAACCGCATGACGATCAAGCGACGTTTGATCGACACCGGTGTGATCGTGAGCGCGAATAAAATTGCCTCGACCAACAAAGGGAAGGGAGGCAAACCCGCTCAGGTCTATAGCTTAGCGGATAAACACGTAACCTATTTTCAAACTTGCTTGCGTTAAAGGGAGTTAAACATGGTAGATATCTTTAAAAATCGCACAGCGTCGTTAGACGTGGATCCGCAACAAGGGTTTAGTGAGTTATGCCCCAATGAACTTCCTGTCTCCGGTGCGTTAGAGATTGTTGAAGCGTTAAAGCAGAATCATACAAAAGCAAAGCTGAAGTTAGTGTCGCGCGATATGCATCCTCCGGGAGCTGCGTGGGAAGCTGAAACGCCTGCAAACATGTTAGAGCCGGTTGGCCTTCCGGAAGTGGATATTAAATGGAATCCACATTGTATTGTCGGTACGCAAGGTGTCGAATTGCTTCCGGGCTTACCCGCTATTCGAGAGTACGATTTCCAAATGAACAAAGGTATTGATCCCGATGCCCACCCATACGGGGCGTTTTATCATGACCAAGCCGATACGCTATCGACAGGGGGAATTGAGTTCCTTCGTGCCCACAGAATAGATACTGTGCTTGTGGGTGGATTGGCGTTGGACTTTTGCGTGAAAAAATCCATTGAACAGCTTGTCGCCGCAGACTTTAAGGTGATTCTAAATTTGGCGTCAACTCGCGCAGTGTTTCCAGAAAATAACCCTCAGGTGGTGAGCCACCTGACGGCGCTTGGCGTCATCTGCATCGACGATGTGAATCAACTACAACTGCACGAGTGAAGCAGGACTATTTTTGAAACAAATCGCTAGGGTGTTATCCTAATTATGTGCATGTTATTGCGGTTGCAACTTACTGATAAAACGGAAAGTTTTGTCAGGGTGGTGAAAAAACATGCGATAGCTAACGAAAATATCAAATAGATAAAAATTTCGTAATTTTGCTTTGATTTGGTTTTTTAATCTTTATAAGTGTTTGCTTTATTACATTTTTTGTTGAATTGCTTCAAAAATTGACACTCTAGCGCTGCCTTTTTGAATTCAATGCGCGATTTAGATCAAATAAAAAGTTGGCGTAAATCAGAAGCTTGGCATACACTTTCCGTTGTAAGCCCGATATGTTGTTGATTGGTAGGGCAAATTGCTTTGGCGCTACCCATTGTGTAGCAAGGTATAACTTAGCTTTGAGGAAAGTTTTATGGCGCTCACAAAAGCCGATTTGGCAGAGAACCTGTTTGAAAAACTAGGATTTAGTAAACGGGACGCCAAGGACACGGTTGAAGTGTTTTTTGAAGAAATTCGCAAGGCACTAGAAAATGGCGAGCAGGTAAAGCTATCAGGTTTTGGTAACTTTGATCTACGAGATAAGAACGAGAGACCTGGTCGTAACCCTAAAACCGGTGAAGACATTCCAATTACTGCACGACGCGTTGTCACATTCAGACCAGGCCAGAAGCTAAAAGCTCGTGTCGAAAATCTGAAATAGTAATGGAACTATGAATACAGAAAGACCACGCATTGCGTGGTCTTCGTTTTTCAGCGGTATCTAACTTATTTGCTTATTTGCTTATTTGCTTAAGCGCTTAAGCCGCTTCCAAGTGTGTGGTCAAATAAGGTTGCCACGCTTGTTGGTAAAGATCTTTTGAGTGGCTTCTTAGTCGTTTAATGGTCGCCAACTCGACATCATTCAGTGAACGCGTTTCACTTGCTGCTTGTCTCTCCATCATTTGAATTTGCTGATATAAATCGTGTTCAGGGCCACTTTTAACATCTGCAATGGCTTTCAAGTGCAATTGGACTTCTGCAACTAAGTTGGTCTTTGGTAGTTGTACCAGCAGGTTGAGGTCACGATACCCAGACTCACCTGGGCTCTTAAAGCGGTTTTTCACTTTGACGATGCGTGTTTCTCGCTCTAAAGCCTCGTAGGCACTAACAAGGCTTGCTACGTCGTCGGCTACAATGGTTGCTCTAGCGAGGTCAGTAATGCGTTCTGGTTGATTATTAAGTTCCAAAGCAATTTTCTGTTTCGCGCGTTGTTGTGATTTCACGCCTGCAAAATAGGGCTGAGTATCCGTCAACAGTGCGGTGCTCTTTACGATGGTTTCGAGCTCAAATTGCGCTTGGTGCGCTTTACTATAAAGCACGTCAAAATCAGTGTAGGGTTGAAGTGGTTGCGTATCAGTGGATTGAATGCCGTATAAACCACTCAAGCTGTGTTTAAACAGTTTTGAGCACACTTCATTTTGGCTTGTTTCGCGCTGTTTTTCTTGGTTCGATGGCGCGGTGGGAATGGCTGCAAACGCAGGTGCACGGCTTAGTACCAAAAGCATCAATGCGGTAGTACGAAGAAATAAGCTCATTCACTCTCCTTAACTTGCGTTGTTTTAGTAAACGGGGAGTCAAAAGGTCTAAAACACAGTCAAGTTACTTAAGTTATGGGGGCGCACTGTCAGGAAACAATCAAGATAAGTGTATATGTTTCTCTTATGTGCACAGTGTCACACACTGCATAATCCCCAGATTTCAGTCATACACTCTACATTCCAAGGATTAACTTAATATGAACGAAAACCACTTTTCACTGTTTTCAATGTTAATTATTGGTTAGGCTATGGCGCAGGTCAGTTCAAAAGAAAGATACAGATAACGATGAGAGATGCAGAATTTTGGCACAACAAATGGGCTAGCAACCAAATTGGCT
This window encodes:
- the pncB gene encoding nicotinate phosphoribosyltransferase — its product is MCAPLFQPAIIQSVLDLDVYKINMMQAAYRFYPQTQVRYELIVRSDDNLSDLVEEVREEINRLAELRFDAAQLAYLAEKAPYLTAEFLSYLETFRFHPQQQVSVGIFRTAQGDCQLRVTINGIWHETILYETLVMSIISELRNRRYWAQIPQSQLHKVLEDKLDFLDSELKRRNITNFRFSEMGTRRRFSFAAQKTMLDVLRARVPELLLGTSNYHLAQEFNLTPIGTVAHEWTMAHQALVAIQHSQRVALDKWLEAFNGSLGIALTDTIGIDAFLSDFDLDKATAYAGVRHDSGSPFVWGDKIIAHYESLGIDPTTKTLIFTDGLDFARALDICEYFAGRAQISFGIGTFLANDMGNWTNDKGTRYQPISMVVKMAECNGSPVAKISDEPEKAMCEDIFFLMNLKQRFGLEVDLDKAIETLKQMKRQQKKRIQSVA
- a CDS encoding NUDIX hydrolase, with the protein product MIVTIDMICLKLGEKGLEVLLIKRTNPERPQHGMWSIPGGFVFEHDLSQEGGQPADADFDSARRRICRQKIHTYPHYISEPMVDGNPKRDPHGWSVTIAHYALLNQTNIEQIQNCGLCDQQLAWFALESVLQGEVALAFDHADLIRLAWTKLRAAIEYTSVVLFALEKEFLVSDIIHAYAKFGVDVNRMTIKRRLIDTGVIVSANKIASTNKGKGGKPAQVYSLADKHVTYFQTCLR
- a CDS encoding isochorismatase family protein, which translates into the protein MVDIFKNRTASLDVDPQQGFSELCPNELPVSGALEIVEALKQNHTKAKLKLVSRDMHPPGAAWEAETPANMLEPVGLPEVDIKWNPHCIVGTQGVELLPGLPAIREYDFQMNKGIDPDAHPYGAFYHDQADTLSTGGIEFLRAHRIDTVLVGGLALDFCVKKSIEQLVAADFKVILNLASTRAVFPENNPQVVSHLTALGVICIDDVNQLQLHE
- the ihfA gene encoding integration host factor subunit alpha, with protein sequence MALTKADLAENLFEKLGFSKRDAKDTVEVFFEEIRKALENGEQVKLSGFGNFDLRDKNERPGRNPKTGEDIPITARRVVTFRPGQKLKARVENLK
- a CDS encoding phosphoribosylglycinamide formyltransferase, producing the protein MSLFLRTTALMLLVLSRAPAFAAIPTAPSNQEKQRETSQNEVCSKLFKHSLSGLYGIQSTDTQPLQPYTDFDVLYSKAHQAQFELETIVKSTALLTDTQPYFAGVKSQQRAKQKIALELNNQPERITDLARATIVADDVASLVSAYEALERETRIVKVKNRFKSPGESGYRDLNLLVQLPKTNLVAEVQLHLKAIADVKSGPEHDLYQQIQMMERQAASETRSLNDVELATIKRLRSHSKDLYQQAWQPYLTTHLEAA